The Leucobacter chromiiresistens genome has a window encoding:
- a CDS encoding inorganic phosphate transporter yields MELTIIVLLVIVLALFFDFTNGFHDTANAMATPIATGALKPKTAVMLAAILNLVGAFLSTEVAKTISGGLINEGGDGVLITPELIFAGLIGAIVWNLVTWLYGLPSSSSHALFGGLIGAAIVGAGVASINGGVFLSKILIPMVAAPLTAGIVAFTATKAAYAITRRHDGKKDGRGRFRYAQIASSSLIALAHGTNDAQKTMGVITLTLVAANLQEPGTGPHLWVVVACALAIAIGTYSGGWRIIRTLGAGLTQVKPAQGFAAETSSAATILASSHLGFALSTTQVASGSVIGSGLGRRGSSVRWRTVGRIASGWLFTLPASGAVGAIAAAIAHTGMVGVIIDAVLGFAFIIFIFWRSRRNKVDHSNAIPAPDVAESGYAVRIRKGKVKVPKSKAGAPAPLNSVAQTAMRDDEAAREAAREAAREAALAAERAGDALPGGYGPIPTRSTRQQEGDR; encoded by the coding sequence GTGGAACTCACCATCATCGTGCTGCTGGTCATCGTACTGGCCCTCTTCTTCGACTTCACGAACGGTTTCCACGACACTGCGAACGCGATGGCGACGCCCATCGCGACGGGTGCGCTGAAGCCGAAGACCGCCGTGATGCTCGCCGCGATCCTCAATCTCGTCGGGGCGTTCCTCTCGACCGAGGTCGCGAAGACCATCTCGGGCGGCCTCATCAACGAGGGCGGCGACGGGGTGCTGATCACGCCCGAGCTGATCTTCGCCGGACTCATTGGCGCCATCGTCTGGAACCTGGTGACCTGGCTCTACGGGCTCCCCTCCAGCTCGTCGCACGCCCTGTTCGGCGGCCTCATCGGCGCCGCCATCGTCGGAGCGGGCGTCGCGTCGATCAACGGGGGCGTCTTCCTCTCGAAGATCCTCATCCCCATGGTCGCCGCACCGCTCACCGCGGGCATCGTCGCCTTCACCGCCACGAAGGCCGCCTACGCGATCACCCGCCGCCACGACGGCAAGAAGGATGGGCGCGGCCGGTTCCGCTACGCGCAGATCGCCTCCTCGTCGCTCATCGCCCTCGCGCACGGCACGAACGATGCGCAGAAGACCATGGGCGTCATCACCCTGACGCTCGTTGCCGCGAACCTGCAGGAGCCGGGAACGGGGCCGCACCTCTGGGTCGTCGTCGCCTGCGCGCTCGCGATCGCGATCGGCACCTACTCGGGCGGGTGGCGCATCATCCGCACCCTCGGCGCCGGGCTGACGCAGGTGAAGCCCGCGCAGGGCTTCGCCGCCGAGACGAGCAGCGCGGCCACGATCCTGGCCTCGAGCCACCTCGGGTTCGCCCTGTCGACAACGCAGGTCGCCTCCGGCTCGGTCATCGGCTCCGGCCTCGGCCGCCGCGGATCGAGCGTGCGCTGGCGCACCGTCGGCCGCATCGCCTCGGGGTGGCTCTTCACCCTGCCCGCCTCCGGCGCGGTCGGCGCGATCGCCGCCGCCATCGCGCACACCGGCATGGTCGGCGTCATCATCGACGCAGTGCTCGGCTTCGCCTTCATCATCTTCATCTTCTGGCGCTCGCGCCGCAACAAGGTCGACCACTCCAACGCCATCCCCGCGCCCGACGTCGCCGAGTCGGGCTACGCGGTGCGCATCCGCAAGGGGAAGGTGAAGGTGCCCAAGTCGAAGGCCGGCGCCCCGGCGCCCCTGAACTCGGTCGCGCAGACCGCGATGCGCGACGACGAGGCCGCGCGCGAGGCGGCCCGCGAAGCCGCTCGCGAGGCGGCACTCGCGGCCGAGCGCGCGGGCGATGCGCTGCCCGGCGGCTACGGGCCGATCCCGACGCGCAGCACCCGGCAGCAGGAGGGCGACCGATGA
- a CDS encoding mycoredoxin, with amino-acid sequence MSTATLNEFTPESGTVTMFSTTWCGYCKRLKLMLDKTGIGYTVVDIEETPGTEELVKSVNGGNAVVPTLVFPDGSTATNPSLKDVQERLAV; translated from the coding sequence ATGAGTACTGCAACGCTGAACGAGTTCACGCCCGAGTCCGGCACGGTCACCATGTTCTCGACGACCTGGTGCGGGTACTGCAAGCGCCTCAAGCTGATGCTCGACAAGACCGGCATCGGCTACACCGTCGTCGACATCGAGGAGACGCCCGGCACGGAGGAGCTCGTGAAGTCGGTGAACGGCGGCAACGCGGTCGTGCCGACGCTCGTCTTCCCCGACGGGTCGACGGCGACGAACCCGTCGCTCAAGGACGTGCAGGAGCGCCTCGCCGTCTGA